The Corynebacterium simulans genome contains a region encoding:
- the pstS gene encoding phosphate ABC transporter substrate-binding protein PstS, translating into MIRNFKRTAAIFGIVAATSTGLVACSESGSGSEGGSEVSGDLTGEGASSQKSAMSVFEKAFLDEHPDANFSYTSSGSGAGVEAFTNGTVDFAGSDSALKEDKGEVEAAKKRCEGNDAWHLPTTIGPVAIAYNLGDKEVNLKTETLAKIFKGEITKWNDEEIKASNEGVDLPDTDITVIFRSDESGTSDNFQKFLKTATGNWDNEGKQFPDAVGEGANGSSGVADQVASIEGAITYVEAGYAHQKESDGVKIAKIDFGNGPVELSNETVGVALDNLKFKETGSEHNMVVDSEALFGSDTKGSYPLILTTYNIVCSAGYDEETSALVKAFFKTVLDNQSSDLESAGFIPVTGDHLERLKSAVDAIQ; encoded by the coding sequence GTGATCCGCAACTTCAAGCGCACCGCTGCAATTTTCGGCATTGTTGCCGCAACCTCCACCGGCCTTGTTGCCTGCTCTGAATCCGGTTCGGGCTCTGAGGGCGGCTCTGAGGTCTCCGGTGACCTCACCGGTGAGGGCGCATCCTCCCAGAAGAGCGCAATGTCCGTCTTCGAGAAGGCCTTCCTGGACGAGCACCCTGACGCTAACTTCTCCTACACCTCCTCCGGCTCCGGCGCTGGCGTTGAGGCTTTCACCAACGGCACCGTTGACTTCGCTGGTTCCGACTCCGCTCTGAAGGAGGACAAGGGTGAGGTTGAGGCTGCCAAGAAGCGTTGCGAGGGCAACGACGCATGGCACCTACCAACCACCATCGGCCCGGTTGCAATCGCATACAACCTGGGTGACAAGGAAGTAAACCTGAAGACCGAGACCCTGGCAAAGATCTTCAAGGGCGAGATCACCAAGTGGAATGACGAAGAGATCAAGGCTTCCAACGAGGGTGTTGACCTCCCAGATACCGACATCACTGTCATCTTCCGTTCTGACGAGTCCGGTACCTCCGACAACTTCCAGAAGTTCCTGAAGACCGCCACCGGCAACTGGGACAACGAGGGCAAGCAGTTCCCGGACGCTGTCGGCGAGGGTGCAAACGGTTCCTCCGGCGTTGCTGACCAGGTTGCTTCCATCGAAGGTGCAATCACCTACGTTGAGGCTGGCTACGCACACCAGAAGGAATCTGACGGCGTCAAGATTGCCAAGATCGACTTCGGCAACGGCCCGGTTGAGCTGTCCAACGAAACCGTCGGCGTTGCACTCGACAACCTGAAGTTCAAGGAGACCGGCTCCGAGCACAACATGGTTGTTGACTCTGAGGCTCTCTTCGGCTCCGACACCAAGGGTTCCTACCCGCTCATCCTGACCACCTACAACATCGTTTGCTCCGCTGGTTACGATGAGGAGACCTCCGCGCTGGTCAAGGCTTTCTTCAAGACCGTTCTGGATAACCAGAGCTCCGACCTCGAGTCCGCTGGATTCATTCCTGTTACCGGTGACCACCTCGAGCGTCTGAAGTCTGCTGTTGACGCAATCCAGTAA